In Takifugu flavidus isolate HTHZ2018 chromosome 13, ASM371156v2, whole genome shotgun sequence, the following are encoded in one genomic region:
- the gabarapl2 gene encoding gamma-aminobutyric acid receptor-associated protein-like 2 has protein sequence MKWMFKEDHSLEHRCVESAKIRNKYPDRVPVIVEKVCGSQIVDIDKRKYLVPSDITVAQFMWIIRKRIQLPSEKAIFLFVDKTVPQSSLTMGQLYDKEKDEDGFLYVAYSGENTFGFKVSHSKWD, from the exons ATGAAATGGATGTTTAAAGAGGACCACTCTCTCG AGCACAGATGTGTGGAATCAGCCAAAATACGCAACAAATATCCTGACAGAGTTccg GTGATTGTGGAGAAGGTCTGCGGATCTCAAATAGTGGACATCGACAAGAGGAAGTATCTGGTGCCCTCTGACATCACGGTGGCCCAGTTCATGTGGATCATAAGGAAACGCATCCAGCTTCCTTCTGAGAAAGCCATCTTCCTCTTTGTGGACAAAACCGTCCCCCAGTCCAG TCTGACCATGGGCCAGCTCTACGACAAGGAGAAAGACGAGGACGGCTTCCTGTACGTGGCTTACAGCGGCGAAAACACCTTTGGTTTTAAAGTCTCCCATTCAAAATGGGATTAA
- the chst6 gene encoding carbohydrate sulfotransferase 6, giving the protein MFRCKMSISTLILLVTLQGATVMLLSGWYFQLSPCASVPSNGKVQVLLLSSWRSGSSFLGQVFSQHPSVFYLMEPGWHVWSQLPKVNIRMLRVAVRDIFRSIYQCDFSGIEAFLPENHNVSDVFMWSHSRALCSPPACSLTPRGEMSDQPECLKKCVTKGLQGAKNACDTYTHVVLKSVRFFELESLYPLLQDPNLNIRIVHLVRDPRAVARSREQSANAFVTDDAIILENRRMPAAEVLYQVMQEICRSHVRISERATLKAPPFLKGRYKMVRFEDLVRDPLREISGIYKFVGLDMTKRLGQWIYQVTHGKGTGTKKDAFTITSRDAADVSQAWRSTLPHHKVKRVQEVCRGAMTLLGYRTVSNEKEQKKLDIDLLMPQEPYKFSWLPSKMEHLAQNRTR; this is encoded by the coding sequence ATGTTTCGCTGCAAGATGAGCATCAGCACCTTGATtttgctggtgactcttcaggGCGCCACCGTGATGCTGCTGAGCGGCTGGTATTTTCAGCTCAGCCCCTGCGCCTCCGTGCCCTCCAATGGAAAAGTCCAGGTTCTCCTGCTGTCCTCGTGGCGATCGGGCTCATCCTTCCTCGGTCAGGTGTTCAGTCAGCATCCATCGGTCTTCTATCTCATGGAGCCCGGATGGCATGTGTGGAGCCAACTCCCCAAAGTCAACATTCGGATGCTCCGAGTAGCGGTGAGGGACATATTTCGGAGTATATACCAGTGCGACTTTTCCGGAATCGAGGCCTTCCTCCCAGAAAATCACAACGTATCCGATGTGTTCATGTGGAGCCACAGCAGAGCGCTGTGCTCCCCCCCAGCCTGTTCTCTCACACCACGTGGGGAGATGAGCGATCAGCCCGAGTGCCTAAAAAAATGCGTCACTAAGGGTCTGCAAGGGGCCAAGAACGCATGCGACACTTACACTCACGTGGTGTTAAAATCCGTGCGCTTCTTTGAGCTTGAATCCCTGTATCCGCTCCTGCAGGACCCCAACCTCAATATCCGCATCGTCCACCTGGTTCGAGACCCTCGAGCTGTGGCCagatccagagagcagtccGCCAACGCGTTTGTTACCGATGATGCAATCATATTGGAGAACAGGCGCATGCCAGCAGCGGAGGTGCTGTATCAGGTCATGCAGGAGATCTGTCGGAGCCACGTGCGCATCAGCGAGAGGGCCACCCTGAAGGCCCCCCCGTTTCTCAAAGGCCGCTACAAAATGGTCCGCTTTGAGGACCTGGTGCGTGACCCACTCCGGGAGATCAGTGGGATCTACAAGTTTGTAGGTCTTGATATGACCAAACGACTGGGCCAGTGGATTTACCAGGTGACCCACGGCAAAGGCACGGGCACCAAGAAAGACGCCTTCACCATCACGTCAAGAGACGCGGCAGACGTGTCGCAGGCTTGGCGTTCCACGCTGCCGCACCACAAGGTTAAacgtgtgcaggaggtgtgccgGGGGGCCATGACGTTGTTGGGATACAGGACTGTGAGCaatgaaaaagaacaaaagaaactCGACATAGACCTGCTCATGCCTCAGGAACCATATAAGTTCTCCTGGTTACCATCGAAGATGGAACATCTAGCTCAGAACAGAACAAGATAA